A genomic segment from Paenibacillus sp. FSL K6-1096 encodes:
- a CDS encoding Fe-Mn family superoxide dismutase, whose translation MPYVYVTPLPVQILGEIAFWKNQEKEHAEVLIQMIPGLEEPYVKLLQDWAVVFLATEQAARSLLALPQAPGPGAPGSQAAETELLVHTACDQSAEFIRHLKAMKEASAAVNAFPLAGITIAHFIRESEYFLAVLAEMTPADYGSGMMRMNPQKQIESAAPAPAEDSLQGTGTFTIPVWESREAGMVPIGGHTLPPLPYAYNALEPYIDEKTMRIHHDKHHQSYVDGLNKAEKKLEEARMSNNYDLVKHWERELAFNGAGHYLHTIFWNVMSPQGGGRPTGSLLDAIERSFGSYDAFKAQFTEAANKVEGGGWALLVWSPRSRRLEILTAEKHQNLSQWDVVPLLALDVWEHAYYLKHQNNRADYIQDWWKVVNWPYVAERYSAARKLVWQPF comes from the coding sequence ATGCCATATGTATATGTCACACCGCTGCCAGTGCAGATTCTGGGAGAGATCGCCTTCTGGAAGAACCAGGAGAAGGAACATGCCGAGGTGCTGATCCAGATGATTCCGGGCCTGGAGGAGCCGTATGTGAAGCTGCTGCAGGATTGGGCCGTGGTCTTCCTGGCGACGGAACAGGCTGCAAGAAGCCTGCTTGCCCTTCCGCAGGCTCCGGGCCCCGGAGCTCCGGGAAGCCAGGCGGCCGAGACGGAGCTGCTGGTCCACACTGCCTGCGACCAGTCGGCTGAATTCATCCGCCATCTGAAGGCCATGAAGGAGGCCAGCGCCGCCGTCAACGCCTTCCCTCTGGCCGGAATCACCATCGCGCACTTTATCCGGGAGTCCGAATATTTCCTGGCCGTGCTTGCGGAGATGACTCCTGCGGATTACGGGTCCGGGATGATGCGCATGAATCCGCAGAAGCAGATTGAATCTGCCGCCCCGGCTCCGGCTGAAGATAGCCTTCAAGGGACAGGGACGTTTACGATCCCGGTATGGGAATCGCGCGAGGCAGGGATGGTCCCTATCGGCGGCCACACCCTTCCCCCGCTGCCGTATGCCTACAATGCCCTGGAGCCGTATATTGATGAGAAGACCATGAGGATTCACCATGACAAGCACCACCAGAGCTATGTGGACGGACTCAACAAAGCGGAAAAGAAGCTGGAAGAAGCGCGCATGAGTAACAACTATGATCTGGTCAAGCATTGGGAGCGGGAGCTTGCCTTCAACGGGGCGGGGCATTACCTGCACACGATCTTCTGGAATGTCATGTCTCCGCAGGGCGGCGGCCGCCCGACCGGATCACTGCTCGATGCCATTGAACGCAGCTTCGGCAGCTATGATGCCTTCAAGGCCCAGTTCACCGAGGCCGCCAACAAAGTGGAGGGCGGCGGATGGGCCCTGCTGGTCTGGAGCCCGCGCAGCCGCCGGCTGGAGATTCTGACCGCCGAGAAGCATCAGAACCTGTCCCAGTGGGATGTGGTGCCGCTGCTGGCGCTGGATGTCTGGGAACATGCCTACTACCTTAAGCATCAGAACAACCGGGCCGATTATATCCAGGACTGGTGGAAGGTCGTGAACTGGCCTTACGTCGCCGAGCGCTACAGCGCCGCCCGCAAGCTGGTCTGGCAGCCGTTCTGA
- a CDS encoding alpha/beta fold hydrolase — MNLATSHHGAPVSRIPNHDEDKPASAPIISLRMIRFKHIVVALLLSVFFFFVFCFIALHGYIAWVLSNPTVAPLYSNPYEAKGLAYEDITFPAKDGSRMMEGWYIPSKGATKTIIFSHGYGANREESWVPMYDLAHYAHSLRFNVVMFDYGFASKTDRDIATGGKKESQQLLGAIEFAKNEGADQIVVWGFSMGAGTALQAGLVSKDVDAMILDSTFLLEPDTLYHNIKQNINLPRQPSLEIMEMLFPVLNGTGLNQIPYSKVKAKDYPFPVLFMHGTKDDKAPYPIAEELAANQSNPYSDSWIVEGSHHELLFREHPREYLRRVSEFLGNVQLASISGAGGSSTASK, encoded by the coding sequence ATGAATCTGGCAACTAGTCACCACGGTGCACCGGTCTCCCGTATCCCTAATCACGACGAGGACAAACCTGCCTCAGCCCCTATAATCTCCCTGCGGATGATACGCTTCAAGCATATCGTGGTAGCCTTGCTGTTGTCCGTGTTCTTCTTTTTCGTCTTCTGCTTCATCGCCTTGCACGGCTATATCGCCTGGGTGCTCTCGAATCCGACGGTAGCGCCTCTCTACTCCAACCCTTATGAGGCCAAAGGTCTGGCTTACGAGGACATCACCTTTCCGGCGAAGGACGGCAGCCGCATGATGGAGGGATGGTATATTCCATCCAAAGGGGCAACGAAGACTATCATCTTCAGCCACGGCTACGGCGCCAACCGCGAGGAGAGCTGGGTGCCTATGTACGATCTGGCCCATTATGCGCATAGCCTGAGATTCAATGTCGTGATGTTCGATTACGGCTTCGCCTCCAAGACTGACAGGGATATCGCCACCGGCGGCAAAAAAGAATCCCAGCAGCTGCTTGGAGCGATCGAGTTCGCCAAGAACGAAGGGGCTGACCAGATTGTCGTCTGGGGCTTCTCGATGGGAGCAGGCACTGCCCTGCAGGCCGGGCTGGTGTCCAAGGATGTGGATGCGATGATTCTGGACAGCACGTTCCTGCTGGAACCGGACACACTGTACCATAACATCAAGCAGAATATCAATCTTCCCCGCCAGCCTTCGCTGGAGATTATGGAGATGCTCTTCCCGGTGCTGAACGGCACAGGACTGAATCAGATCCCTTATTCCAAGGTCAAGGCGAAGGATTATCCGTTCCCGGTGCTGTTCATGCACGGCACGAAGGACGACAAGGCGCCTTATCCCATTGCCGAAGAGCTGGCCGCCAACCAGAGCAATCCGTACTCGGATTCCTGGATCGTGGAAGGCAGCCATCATGAGCTGCTGTTCCGCGAGCATCCGCGCGAATATCTGCGCCGGGTCTCGGAGTTCCTCGGCAATGTGCAGCTTGCCTCCATCAGCGGGGCAGGCGGCAGCTCCACAGCAAGCAAATAA
- a CDS encoding IclR family transcriptional regulator gives MEDRKLTVRAVERALDILLCFTQDHDYDLSLTEISAKIGLHKSTVHRLLTTLEEKGFLQRDEGTDKYRLGIRIWELSTHLPTLNEPAALLLPAMERLRDRLGETVSLYLRDNLERVRIQAVQSRQAIRRVAQIGARLPLSVGASSKVLAAYAPPEVQVRLLADPSWPETVERSQYLEQLKEVTRRGYATSFEEREPGAAAVAVPIAGRSGGVVAALSVSGPVSRLSRETLEEYAVILTEAAAEMGLMMG, from the coding sequence TTGGAAGACCGAAAACTGACCGTACGCGCCGTAGAACGTGCGCTGGATATCCTGCTGTGCTTCACTCAGGATCATGATTATGACCTGAGTCTGACGGAAATCTCCGCCAAGATCGGCCTGCACAAAAGCACGGTGCACCGTCTGCTGACCACGCTGGAGGAGAAGGGCTTCCTGCAGCGGGATGAGGGGACGGACAAATACCGCCTGGGCATCCGCATCTGGGAGCTGTCCACGCATCTGCCGACGCTGAATGAACCGGCGGCGCTGCTGCTACCGGCTATGGAGCGGCTGCGTGACCGTCTCGGGGAGACGGTCAGCCTGTATCTGCGCGACAACCTGGAGCGCGTGCGCATCCAGGCGGTGCAGAGCCGCCAGGCGATCCGCCGGGTGGCGCAGATCGGCGCGCGCCTGCCGCTCTCTGTAGGGGCATCCAGCAAGGTGCTGGCCGCCTATGCGCCGCCTGAGGTGCAGGTGCGGCTGCTGGCCGACCCGTCCTGGCCGGAGACGGTGGAGCGGAGCCAGTACCTTGAGCAGCTGAAGGAGGTCACCCGCCGCGGATACGCGACCAGCTTCGAGGAGCGCGAGCCGGGGGCGGCTGCCGTGGCTGTGCCGATTGCCGGCCGTTCCGGCGGAGTGGTGGCAGCGCTGTCGGTGTCGGGACCGGTCAGCCGGCTGTCGCGGGAGACGCTGGAGGAATATGCTGTAATTCTGACAGAAGCTGCTGCCGAAATGGGACTGATGATGGGCTAA
- a CDS encoding LuxR C-terminal-related transcriptional regulator has protein sequence MKAGIPNSLMGEIQELQDTFGDVTGQAIVLTDQAGNVVTRPTLSGIFYQKLFMSLQEAERPFEPALLRLGPLAHPAVLEEWVPGLKYVVHPLVPDYGQTYYLWSGLYMEEGTQELVLQAFEAKMRKHPDYEGLRAEVAAMTELDRDGISRIRGKLAVLGNILSKLLAGAVLKPMAQRSGQVISQLLTNLEEDFLQIEVVLQHMAGSPSGAEMYAFAQEGEAGRFKVGYSAGREAPLLMNAEFQQGDGFLGQAVLGSEPRHWQNVNKDPRTVFFTQRGISQPEYLSCYPVKIHSGRRALLLAVGFSGTRQIQDSAQHEQNVAALLSLSLRGERLVQREALRSEATLRLKEAARQLPQTASLQELAVRLLDMIMGMPFSPSSVLVYFEALPEDTHYSKGWRPDEAVQYVQDLRSRYSVQSFLSSTIINGEAEGQVLLECPLMAGKMFKGILSVGFRHRSEAEVWLPFAGCLASLAGTAIVLIEKDNQLTKQAEVFLEHTRHYLHISNPELHRQSEEAASMAYELARYTGLPEKESGQMRTAGLLAPFSLDYLLGYGFYQEEIALLKQVDQFASFYFEINKPAVSVPAQLLALVLHHAGQSADKEQLQDSDPVWLDPSRFLLDNYMVGEVYSEPRAAFQSFLRSRADVQSARRNVSAVKLLNSAALKTPKEEWGISPREEEVLELIIQGKTNKEIASSLFISEHTVKNHLSRIFSKMDVTDRSQIIALVYKRIFDSERIEIP, from the coding sequence ATGAAGGCTGGTATACCCAATTCACTGATGGGAGAAATTCAAGAGCTCCAGGATACGTTTGGCGATGTCACAGGCCAGGCTATTGTGCTTACGGATCAGGCGGGAAATGTAGTTACCCGCCCAACGCTTTCCGGAATATTCTATCAGAAGTTGTTCATGTCTTTACAGGAGGCAGAGCGGCCGTTCGAGCCTGCACTGCTGCGATTAGGACCCTTGGCGCATCCTGCCGTCCTTGAAGAATGGGTCCCCGGCTTGAAATATGTGGTTCATCCGCTGGTACCAGATTACGGCCAGACCTACTATCTGTGGTCCGGCCTGTATATGGAGGAGGGTACCCAGGAGCTGGTGCTGCAGGCGTTCGAGGCCAAGATGCGCAAACACCCCGATTATGAGGGGCTGCGGGCTGAAGTAGCAGCGATGACGGAGCTGGACCGGGATGGAATCAGCAGGATCAGAGGGAAGCTTGCTGTGCTTGGCAATATTCTCTCCAAGCTGCTGGCTGGCGCTGTGCTCAAGCCGATGGCCCAGCGGAGCGGGCAGGTGATTTCGCAGCTGTTAACCAATCTGGAGGAGGATTTCCTGCAGATTGAGGTCGTGCTGCAGCATATGGCGGGTTCGCCATCCGGTGCGGAGATGTACGCCTTTGCCCAGGAGGGAGAGGCCGGCCGGTTCAAGGTGGGCTATTCCGCAGGCAGAGAGGCGCCTCTGCTCATGAATGCCGAATTCCAGCAGGGGGACGGCTTCCTGGGACAGGCGGTCCTCGGCAGTGAGCCGCGGCATTGGCAGAATGTGAACAAGGACCCGAGAACAGTATTCTTCACCCAGCGCGGAATCTCGCAGCCGGAGTATTTGTCATGTTATCCGGTGAAGATTCACAGCGGCCGGAGGGCGCTGCTCCTGGCTGTAGGCTTCAGCGGTACACGGCAGATCCAGGACTCTGCCCAGCATGAGCAGAATGTGGCAGCGCTGCTGTCTCTGTCACTGCGCGGGGAGCGGCTGGTGCAGCGCGAAGCGCTCCGCAGCGAAGCCACCCTGCGGCTGAAGGAGGCGGCCAGACAGCTGCCGCAGACAGCTTCCCTTCAGGAACTGGCCGTAAGGCTGCTGGATATGATTATGGGAATGCCTTTCTCGCCTTCTTCAGTCCTTGTGTATTTCGAGGCGTTACCGGAGGACACCCATTACTCCAAGGGGTGGAGACCGGACGAGGCCGTGCAGTATGTCCAGGATCTCCGTAGCCGCTACTCCGTACAATCCTTTCTCTCCTCCACGATTATTAACGGAGAGGCGGAGGGGCAGGTCCTGCTGGAATGTCCGCTCATGGCCGGGAAGATGTTCAAGGGCATCCTGTCGGTCGGCTTCAGGCACCGCAGTGAAGCTGAGGTCTGGCTGCCCTTCGCCGGCTGCCTGGCCAGCCTGGCAGGCACCGCAATTGTCCTGATTGAGAAGGATAACCAGCTCACGAAGCAGGCTGAGGTATTCCTGGAGCATACCCGTCATTATCTGCATATTAGTAACCCGGAGCTGCACCGCCAGTCGGAGGAGGCTGCCTCCATGGCATATGAGCTGGCGCGTTATACCGGTCTGCCGGAGAAGGAGAGCGGGCAGATGAGAACAGCCGGCCTGCTGGCTCCGTTCAGTCTGGATTACCTGCTGGGATACGGATTCTACCAGGAAGAGATCGCTCTCTTGAAGCAGGTAGACCAGTTCGCCTCGTTCTACTTCGAGATCAATAAGCCTGCTGTGTCTGTTCCGGCCCAGCTGCTGGCGCTGGTGCTTCACCATGCAGGCCAGAGCGCGGATAAGGAGCAGCTGCAGGACTCCGATCCGGTCTGGTTAGACCCCTCCCGCTTCCTGCTGGATAACTATATGGTGGGAGAGGTGTACAGCGAGCCGCGTGCTGCTTTCCAATCCTTCCTGCGCAGCCGTGCGGATGTCCAGTCGGCGAGAAGGAACGTATCGGCGGTGAAGCTCCTGAACAGCGCAGCGCTGAAGACGCCGAAGGAGGAATGGGGCATCTCGCCGCGTGAGGAAGAGGTGCTGGAATTAATCATTCAGGGCAAGACCAACAAGGAGATTGCCAGCAGCTTATTTATCAGCGAGCATACCGTCAAGAATCATCTCAGCCGCATCTTCAGCAAAATGGACGTCACTGACCGTTCCCAGATCATCGCGCTGGTCTACAAACGAATATTCGACTCCGAGCGTATTGAGATCCCCTGA
- a CDS encoding ABC transporter substrate-binding protein has product MRYNRKSLVLLVFSLVMALLLAACGQSNNSGGGSGSAANAAAPAASATPAATPAAASDDAKMVTFQDGAGEVQVPKNPQRIVDTTAFYTGYLLALGVKPVGVMEGTKSSPYLADMLTDAETLGNDVTPENILALDPDLIIVYTGTEGIDKLKEIAPVVQITYGAKNYKDQMLDYGKLVNKNEEAKAWIEQWEARIAELKPQVQAAVGNKTVSILNPYAKGLYVFGHNYGRGGEILYGEFGLKAPAEAQKEAIDSGTGWASISLEKLPDFAGDIIFTCPWSGDTSDPKIVYDNPLWKGLPAVKAGNVFQLNPAADTLNDPISLEKQLDFITTSLLSVK; this is encoded by the coding sequence TTGCGATACAATAGAAAAAGTCTTGTCCTGTTGGTCTTCAGTCTGGTTATGGCCCTGCTGCTTGCAGCCTGCGGCCAGTCGAATAACTCTGGAGGGGGCTCCGGTTCGGCAGCCAATGCAGCTGCCCCTGCAGCTTCTGCAACTCCTGCTGCAACACCGGCCGCAGCTTCTGATGACGCAAAGATGGTCACCTTCCAGGATGGCGCCGGCGAGGTCCAGGTGCCTAAGAACCCGCAGCGAATCGTGGACACTACAGCCTTTTACACGGGCTATCTCCTGGCGCTGGGTGTGAAGCCGGTAGGGGTCATGGAGGGAACGAAGTCCAGTCCATACCTTGCAGACATGCTTACTGACGCGGAAACGCTGGGTAATGATGTCACTCCAGAGAATATTTTGGCTCTGGACCCTGACCTGATTATTGTGTACACCGGCACGGAAGGCATCGACAAGCTGAAGGAAATCGCGCCTGTGGTACAGATTACATATGGCGCTAAGAATTATAAGGATCAGATGCTTGACTACGGCAAGCTTGTGAACAAGAATGAGGAAGCCAAGGCCTGGATTGAGCAGTGGGAGGCCCGGATTGCTGAGCTGAAGCCGCAGGTGCAGGCTGCTGTCGGCAATAAGACCGTATCCATCCTGAACCCGTATGCCAAGGGGCTGTATGTATTCGGCCATAACTACGGGCGGGGCGGCGAAATTCTCTATGGGGAGTTCGGCCTGAAGGCCCCGGCTGAAGCGCAGAAGGAAGCGATTGACAGCGGAACCGGCTGGGCGTCCATCTCGCTGGAGAAGCTGCCGGACTTTGCCGGCGACATTATCTTCACCTGCCCATGGTCGGGAGATACCTCAGACCCGAAGATTGTGTATGACAATCCGCTGTGGAAGGGCCTTCCGGCGGTTAAGGCAGGGAATGTCTTCCAGCTTAATCCTGCTGCAGATACCCTCAATGATCCAATCTCCCTGGAGAAGCAGCTCGATTTCATTACAACAAGCCTCTTGTCGGTAAAATAA
- the acnA gene encoding aconitate hydratase AcnA: MPSKDHFSLAKNLTSGGKNYRYYHLNSLEEQGAGDISSLPFSIKVLLEAAVRQYDGRAITEEHVKQLANWSGGIDRNKEIPFIPARIVLQDFTGVPVVVDLAAMRDTVKKAGGDPKKINPLVPVDLVIDHSVMVDAFGTADALDYNMNVEFERNEERYRFLRWAQTAFNNFRAVPPATGIVHQVNLEYLASVAATKTIDGETVVYPDSLVGTDSHTTMINGLGVVGWGVGGIEAEAGMLGQPLYFVTPDVIGFKLTGSLIEGATATDLALTVTEMLRKKGVVGKFVEFYGPGLANISLADRATVANMAPEYGATIGFFPVDDETLAYLRSTGRPDELVELVGDYYKAQGMFRTADTPDPVFTDTIELDLASVVPSLAGPKRPQDRVELTHMKENFNGIIRTPVDKGGYGLSDEKIAETVEVQHKNGTTSKLSTGAVVIAAITSCTNTSNPSVMLGAGLLAKKAVERGLTKPGYVKSSLTPGSLVVTEYLQKADLLKPLEALGFYLAGYGCATCIGNSGPLPDEVSEAISEHDMTVAAVISGNRNFEGRVHAQVKANYLASPPLVVAYALAGTVNIDLKTDPLGYDPQGEPVFLADIWPTSAEIREAIGLSLSPEMFRRKYENVFTANERWNNIPVPEGELYEWDSNSTYIQNPPFFEHLADGVNDIKDIKSSRVLALLGDSVTTDHISPAGNISTSGPAGEYLRGHGVERADFNSYGSRRGNHEVMMRGTFANIRIRNAVAPGTEGGVTTFLPSDEVMSIYDASMLYQSAGQNLIVIAGKEYGTGSSRDWAAKGTLLLGVKAVIAESFERIHRSNLVGMGVLPLQFQEGHGWSSMGLTGRETFDITGLDNNVQPGQELTVTATREDGTRFEFPVVARLDSSVDIDYYRNGGILQTVLRQMLADATASESALPVE; this comes from the coding sequence ATGCCAAGCAAGGATCATTTCTCACTGGCCAAGAATCTGACATCAGGCGGCAAGAACTATCGCTACTATCATTTGAATTCGCTGGAAGAGCAAGGCGCAGGTGATATTTCCTCCCTGCCTTTCTCCATCAAGGTGCTGCTTGAGGCGGCTGTCCGCCAGTACGACGGACGGGCGATTACTGAAGAGCATGTGAAGCAGCTGGCCAACTGGTCTGGCGGCATTGACCGCAATAAGGAAATTCCGTTCATTCCTGCCCGGATTGTCCTGCAGGACTTCACTGGCGTGCCTGTCGTGGTCGATCTGGCGGCCATGCGCGACACCGTCAAGAAGGCAGGCGGCGACCCGAAGAAGATTAATCCGCTCGTGCCGGTTGACCTGGTTATTGACCATTCCGTTATGGTCGATGCGTTCGGAACAGCCGATGCGCTGGATTATAATATGAACGTGGAATTCGAGCGCAACGAGGAGCGCTACCGCTTCCTGCGCTGGGCGCAGACCGCCTTCAATAACTTCCGTGCGGTGCCGCCGGCTACAGGGATTGTGCATCAGGTGAACCTGGAATATCTGGCCTCTGTAGCAGCCACCAAGACCATTGACGGCGAGACTGTGGTCTACCCGGATTCGCTTGTCGGAACGGACTCCCACACGACCATGATCAACGGCCTTGGCGTCGTCGGCTGGGGCGTCGGCGGGATTGAAGCAGAGGCAGGCATGCTGGGACAGCCGCTCTATTTCGTCACCCCGGATGTCATCGGCTTCAAGCTGACCGGCAGCCTGATCGAGGGCGCTACGGCGACCGACCTAGCCCTCACCGTAACCGAGATGCTGCGCAAGAAGGGCGTCGTCGGCAAGTTTGTCGAATTCTACGGGCCGGGACTGGCTAACATCAGCCTGGCGGACCGTGCTACCGTAGCCAACATGGCACCGGAGTACGGTGCAACGATCGGCTTCTTCCCGGTGGATGACGAGACGCTGGCCTATCTGCGCAGCACCGGACGCCCGGATGAGCTGGTGGAGCTGGTCGGCGACTATTACAAGGCGCAGGGCATGTTCCGCACCGCAGATACCCCGGACCCTGTGTTCACGGATACAATTGAGCTGGATCTGGCGTCTGTGGTTCCGAGCCTTGCCGGACCGAAGCGTCCGCAGGACCGGGTGGAGCTGACCCATATGAAGGAGAACTTCAACGGTATTATCCGTACACCTGTAGATAAGGGAGGGTACGGCCTCAGCGATGAGAAGATTGCTGAAACCGTAGAAGTGCAGCATAAGAACGGCACCACCAGCAAGCTGAGCACCGGAGCGGTTGTCATTGCAGCGATCACAAGCTGCACGAATACCTCTAATCCGAGCGTTATGCTGGGCGCGGGCCTGCTGGCGAAGAAGGCTGTTGAGCGCGGCCTGACCAAACCCGGCTATGTCAAAAGCAGTCTGACCCCCGGCTCGCTGGTGGTGACAGAGTATCTGCAGAAGGCCGATTTGCTGAAGCCGCTGGAGGCGCTAGGCTTCTATCTGGCCGGCTACGGCTGCGCCACCTGTATCGGCAACTCCGGCCCGCTGCCGGATGAAGTCAGCGAAGCCATTTCAGAACATGATATGACGGTTGCAGCTGTAATATCCGGGAACCGTAACTTTGAGGGCCGAGTCCATGCCCAGGTCAAAGCCAACTACCTGGCTTCCCCCCCGCTGGTGGTTGCTTATGCCCTTGCCGGCACAGTGAACATTGACCTGAAGACCGACCCGCTGGGCTATGACCCGCAGGGCGAGCCTGTCTTCCTGGCTGACATCTGGCCGACATCCGCCGAGATCCGTGAAGCGATCGGACTCTCTCTGAGCCCGGAAATGTTCCGCCGCAAATACGAGAATGTATTCACAGCCAATGAACGCTGGAATAACATTCCTGTACCGGAAGGCGAGCTGTATGAATGGGACAGCAACTCCACCTACATTCAGAATCCGCCATTCTTCGAGCATCTGGCAGACGGCGTGAACGACATTAAGGACATCAAGAGCTCCCGTGTGCTTGCCCTGCTTGGCGATTCGGTCACTACAGACCATATCTCACCGGCCGGGAACATCTCTACCTCTGGTCCGGCCGGAGAATACCTTCGGGGCCATGGCGTGGAACGCGCCGACTTCAACTCCTACGGCTCACGCCGCGGGAATCATGAGGTGATGATGCGCGGTACGTTCGCCAACATCCGTATCCGCAATGCAGTAGCTCCGGGCACAGAAGGCGGCGTAACTACCTTCCTGCCGAGCGATGAGGTTATGTCCATCTATGATGCCTCCATGCTGTACCAGTCTGCCGGTCAGAATCTGATTGTCATCGCCGGTAAGGAATACGGCACCGGCAGCTCGCGTGACTGGGCAGCCAAGGGAACACTTCTGCTGGGAGTTAAGGCGGTTATCGCCGAGAGCTTCGAGCGGATTCACCGCAGCAATCTCGTCGGTATGGGCGTGCTGCCGCTGCAGTTCCAGGAAGGCCATGGCTGGAGCAGCATGGGACTGACCGGACGCGAGACCTTCGACATCACCGGTCTTGATAATAACGTACAGCCCGGACAGGAGCTGACGGTTACCGCGACCCGTGAAGACGGCACCCGGTTTGAGTTCCCGGTCGTTGCCCGTCTGGACAGCAGCGTGGACATCGATTACTACCGCAACGGCGGCATTCTGCAGACCGTACTTCGCCAGATGCTGGCCGATGCGACCGCTTCGGAATCGGCTCTGCCGGTGGAATAA
- a CDS encoding amidase domain-containing protein: MEQQWKKSLYVYVDQLNKGRVAPGSEPRHTTIRDPRFVEEQQARSRRIAQWYRRRGITPLRGETGVRTVRTVRQNPAEVVADVALHSAFYYEKGGMTHREDVVESERLTFVREKGGWEIVTVEHRVPERSGIRKLVESDPAVRLSQWGEVLPVPRPSQPLLNRRVLGGAGRESAVRYRREEAAAYADRWWKDGNPEFEIFEVDCTNYVSQCLFAGGAPIHYTGKRETGWWYKGYNGTQEWWSFSWAVSDSLQRYLSGSRQSGLRAELVERPDQLQLGDVIQYDWDGNGHYQHSTIVTAFDAGGMPLVNARTVSSRHRYWDYKDSYAWTDRTAYRFFHINDYL; this comes from the coding sequence ATGGAGCAGCAATGGAAAAAAAGTCTCTATGTCTATGTGGATCAGCTGAACAAGGGGCGGGTTGCCCCCGGGTCTGAGCCGCGGCATACCACCATCAGAGACCCGCGGTTCGTGGAAGAGCAGCAGGCGCGCTCCCGGCGGATCGCCCAGTGGTACAGACGGCGGGGCATTACTCCGCTGCGAGGGGAGACCGGAGTCAGGACCGTACGTACCGTGCGGCAGAATCCGGCCGAGGTCGTTGCCGATGTGGCGCTGCACAGCGCCTTCTATTATGAGAAGGGCGGAATGACGCACCGTGAGGATGTGGTGGAGTCCGAGCGCCTGACCTTCGTGCGCGAGAAGGGCGGGTGGGAGATTGTGACTGTGGAGCACCGTGTTCCGGAGCGCAGCGGAATCCGCAAATTGGTGGAGAGTGACCCGGCGGTCCGCCTCTCGCAGTGGGGAGAGGTGCTGCCTGTTCCGCGCCCGTCCCAGCCGCTGCTGAACCGCCGTGTCCTGGGCGGAGCCGGACGGGAGAGTGCAGTGCGCTACCGCCGGGAGGAGGCCGCTGCGTATGCCGACCGCTGGTGGAAGGACGGGAATCCGGAGTTCGAGATTTTTGAGGTGGACTGCACGAATTATGTCTCCCAATGTCTCTTTGCAGGGGGAGCGCCTATCCACTATACTGGTAAAAGAGAAACGGGCTGGTGGTACAAGGGCTATAACGGTACCCAGGAATGGTGGAGCTTCAGCTGGGCGGTCTCGGACAGCCTGCAGCGCTATTTAAGCGGAAGCCGCCAGAGCGGCCTGCGCGCCGAGCTTGTTGAGCGTCCCGACCAGCTTCAGCTGGGCGATGTCATCCAGTATGACTGGGACGGCAACGGACATTACCAGCACAGCACGATTGTCACTGCTTTTGATGCAGGCGGTATGCCTTTGGTGAATGCCCGGACAGTCAGCAGCCGCCACCGCTACTGGGACTACAAGGATTCCTATGCCTGGACGGACCGGACGGCTTATCGTTTTTTTCATATTAATGACTACTTATAA